GATTTTATGGAGAAATGAGGAGTAGATGGTATATGTATTatgttatttgtcatttgtaaaacaaaagtTAGCTGATAATATTAACTAATACTGTGTGGATGAGGTGGATATGGAAtacattaaattatatatatatatatatatatatatatatatatatatatatatatatatatatcaaatcCATGTTTTTTGTCTATATTTTAGCTGAACCATTTTTGTCAGTATAGATAACCTTTTTTAGTTTTATAAAGAGCCATGTTTAGAAAGTGTGTAAAATGATTTTTGTCCACACCACCATAATTTTGCTTTGTCTTTTTCTATTTACAGGGTTTATATATTGTGAGAAAGGTAAGTTGACAAATCAGATTATGAGAAACTTTTTTGGTTAAAGCTACTCAGACATGTCTACatatagaaaaatataaacatatgtGGAATATAGAGTCTGAGTGAGTTTAACTAGCAACAGAGACAGAACATAAGAGATAACAATACCGTACACTGTCAGTGAACCAATTTCACTAAATCGGTCCACACAGTTTagcttgttttgttgtttcccCTGCCTTTCTTAATATGTAAAACATATCTGTAAGTTGCTTGAGCTAAATGATGTAAACACAATGTGTGCTCTTAGGCAAAAGGTCTTTTGGCCCCACTCAGCCCATGAGAATGTGAACTTAGTGCGGGATTCATTCTGGCCTGTAGCCCTTTCCGTGctgttttttgtctttgtaaCTGGTCCGCGCACATACTGAAGGTATTTTCACCAATCGCACCCCAGTACAAACGCACCACTGGAGACTTGCCCATTGACAGTTAGTGACTTCTGCCGGTATGCAATTTGATGCATCTGGCGGGCATAGGAATCAAGGGCATTGGAATGGGTTGGATATTGGGGGGGTGGGACATATTATATTTTTGGCAAATTGTCTTTATAATTGTGGGGGAGGCAATTTCCTGCTTCTCACAATGAGGACCTGCATTCTCAGGGGCTTAGTTCGGACATGGCCTGACTCTTGTTGCCTGGGACTTCCCTATTCAGGTGTTCAACACTGTTGAAAAACACTAACTATCCTGGTGCTAACAGCTGTTATCATTTATTCAGTGTCTAAAATAAAGGTGGTTAAAACCAACACTAACGGAATCACATTGTCATGTGATGGCGGTAAGGTCAGTCGGAAGAATGATTCTGCATCTGCCAAACAGGATTTAAGATTGGAATACAACGACGAAGACTCAGGGGAGTATGTTTGCCAGGATACAGAAAAAGATACTGTAATTGAGGAAATATATGTGAAATTTCGGCGTAAGTACTGCTATTTCCCTCAATGCAAACTGACACATCACACTAATATTACTGGtaaattttagttttttcttggTTTACATGccaatattgtgtgtgtgtgtccgtgtgtgtgtctgtgtgtccgtgtgtgtcctcAGCCTGTGATAACTGCATTGAGCTGGATGTGCCTGTGGTTGTTGGGATAGTTTTGGGAGAGCTGGTGACCACTGTCCTGATTGGAGTGGCTGTCTACAACATCGCCTCCCAGCCCAGAGCAACACTGGCCACCGGAAAGAAAGGTGAGCAACCAAAGAGATGAATGATCAAATGGGGTCCCATGTATCCTAACACAAACTAAAAACCTGCTTGGGACACAGACTTTACAAATCATTGTGAATATGATTCTCATCCTTTGTTCATGTCAAGAAACGGCTTAAggatttagaaaatgtatctcTAGTAACATGTTGTATTCATGTCAAAAGAGGTTGCAGAagtcaaaaaagtatttaatatgTTGGAAAGATGTCAAAAGAGATTCACTTTTCTGAATTCACACATCTGACAACTCCCCAATCCACTTTGCTTTCTGTCTGCTTATTTTGTAGATGGAATTTTGAATAtttaaaactgaaaacttttggTTTGGCTCTGCTTGAAAATACAGAATGTAATTTCTTTCATTACTAGCATCTAGCCAAATGGTTCTCATCCAGAACGAGGCGAATGCACAGTCAGACACCAGCGGACACTATCAGGTATGTTTATCATGGATGCTTTGAGCCACATAACggacaaaacaaaatactgatAACAGTATTTAGcagtatatttttcaaaacatttagtacaaaactccaaactgatcacACTTGTAAGATATCAAGTCTTGCATTCAAAACTGATCATATTTCATTTTGATGGTAAAAATCTTTCACCAAAAGATTCTTCCACCAGGTTTTTGGTGCATTGTGAGTACATTGGTTAATTCATCAAAACATAACGTAGTGCAATTCTCTCAGTATAGTCATTGTAACAACAGGTTAGTCCAAGACCAATCAATGTAAGACACGAGTCTTGGAAATGCTAAAGGTTATCTGTTACATATTACATGGTTTTCAAACTAGGCAAAACTCTTACTCTCCCCTACCATCACTATTAcctgaaaataatttatatcCCAAAAAATCCAAAGTGTGAATGAAGATATGTCCTACAGTGATGCAAAAAACCCATTttatttcaacataaaaaaatgtttgtctaATCTAATGTTACAAATACTGTAGTGTGAAAAACAACTGAAAGATATGTAATGAATGAAATGTTTAGCACACACTACCATAGTTTGTGTCCATCTTATCTTTGGGATATGGCCATGAGATCTTGTCCACATCACAAATGAATACCTCAATTTTTCATGCACTGTGGGAAACATCTTTTGCCAGAGTGATTCCAAACCAAACACTGGTCACCAGTAATGTCATGTTATGACTTATCCATGAGCTGTGGGAAGGTGACATGCTCAGGGCAATGgtggtcatagaccttccaACTCCATAATGAAGAGATTTTGGGGCAAGTCTAGAATGGTTTGACCCAAAACCCTTCCTGAATcacctctgaatggtggaaACTAGCATTATCAAACAGGATTTTGATAATGCTAGTGTGCAGCCACAACATTGTGAGCCCCAAGAAGTGTCGTATGtcctaccaccccatcttcaGATATGGCTGCAGGAATATGTTTCCCCCATGTTGACCAGGCACACGGACAGTTGTTCACTGGTCCATGATATTTTGCCGACACTGTTGAGTTTTGGCCTGGAGGAAGCCTGCTTAACAAAAAAAGATCTACTTACGATGGTTCACAGCAGCTCTGTTTGTAGTTTTGACCCTGTCCAGGCACTCTGATTCATTTCTCTGCCTTGGGATCTTTTCTGCTCCATGTTGAGAGAGTGCCAGTGTTGACACCTCAGCTTATGTGGTTACAAGTTATTGTTACTAGGGATACAATAGATGGTAATCATCCCCTGTATTTGACAGTATTCTATTGAACATAGACAATGCAATAGTGTTGGCTAAAACTACAAACACCAATGTTGTGGGTTCAAATCCGAATTAGGTCACATACAAATCTATGGGCTTAGGATGGTGATTCTGTACTTCAATCTGAACATAGTAGGcaaaatattgtaaatgatATATAGTATATTCACCAAATGGTTGAGTGATGATCAATTAGGAACAATGAGAATTGTGATTTGAAAAGGTATTTTATGagtagaaaagaaaatccaacaAGTTATCCAAGTTATACATTTACTTAGTATGAACATAACGTATTtcaatgacaatgtttttttttcttatgttGTACTCAATCTCAATGAATGTGAAATGCGCTTAGAAATTGAATTTGACGTTTAAAAAATAgctgggacagggacaacaaaaaaTTGGAAAAgtgtaatgaaaaaaataatctggtGGAACAGCTCAACTAATTAGAGTaattggcaaaaggtcagtgacatgatttggtataaaaagagcatccaggagaggatgagtctttcagaagtaaagatggggatgagttcaccactctgtgaaagacaaatcgggcaaatagtgcaacaatttaagaatacgTTCCTCAATGTtaaattgcaaagggtttggggatctcttcATCTAagatacataatatcattaaaagattcagagaatccggcaaaatctctgtatgcaagggacaaggtcgAAAACCACtactggatggccatgatcttttggtcctcagatggcactgcatttaaaacagacacgattctgtaatggacatcactgcatgggctcaggaatacttccaaaaaccattgtctgtgaacacagtacctcgatgcatccacaaatgcaagttaaaactctttcaatcaaagaagaaaccatatacaaacaagatccagaaatgtcGCTTTCTCTAGGCTTGAGCTAATTTTAGATGGATTGAGGAGAAGTGGAAACCTTTCCTGTTGTCTGAcgaataaaaattatttttgggaatcatggatgccgcgtcctccatgctaaagaggagagggaccatccgtgttcttatcagcgcacagttcaaaagccagcatccgagatagtatgggggtgtgttagtgtacatggcatgggtggcttgcacatctgtgaaggcaccattaatgctgaaaaatatatacaggttttggtgcaacatacaatggatataaaaagtctacacacccctgataaaatgccaggttcatgtgatgtaaaagaatgagacaaagataaatctttcataactttttccacctttaatgtcatctataatgtgaacaattcaattgaaaaacaaactgaaatctttgagggggaaaaatacaaaaaaaaaaacgcacaatacagtggggagaaataatatttgatacactgccgattttgcaggttttcctacttacaaagcatgtagagatctgtaatttttatcataggttacacttcaactgtgagagacggaatctaaagcagaaatccagaaaatcacattttaaataattaatttgcattttattgcatgacataagtatttaatcacctaccaaccagtaggaattccggctttcacagaccggttagtttttctttaggaagccctcctgttctccactcattacctgtattacctgcacctgtttgaactcgttacctgtataaaagacacctgtcaaaacactcaatcaaacagacaccaacctctccccaacggccaagaccagagagctgtttaaggacatcCGGGATTAatttgtagacctacacaaggctcggatgggctacaggacaataggcaagctgcttggtgagaaagcaacaactgtgtttgcaattattcgaaaatggaagaagttcaaaatgacggtcaatctccctcggtctggggctccatgcaagatctcacctcgtggggcatcaatgatcatgaggaaagtgaggaatcagcccagaactacacggcaggacctggtcaatgacctgaagagaactgggaccacagtctcaaagaaaaccattagtaacacactacgccgtcatggattaaaatactgcagtgcacgcaaggtccccctgctcaagccagcgctgatgagacaaaaatagagctttttggtctaaactccactcgctgtgtttggaggaagaagaagaatgagtacaaccccaagaacaccatc
The sequence above is a segment of the Esox lucius isolate fEsoLuc1 chromosome 1, fEsoLuc1.pri, whole genome shotgun sequence genome. Coding sequences within it:
- the LOC105011101 gene encoding T-cell surface glycoprotein CD3 gamma chain, with the protein product MKGNILLVNLLVMWTMAGFIYCEKVSKIKVVKTNTNGITLSCDGGKVSRKNDSASAKQDLRLEYNDEDSGEYVCQDTEKDTVIEEIYVKFRPCDNCIELDVPVVVGIVLGELVTTVLIGVAVYNIASQPRATLATGKKASSQMVLIQNEANAQSDTSGHYQRLNKRRQETSEYSTLQERR